In Synechococcus sp. RS9909, one genomic interval encodes:
- a CDS encoding type II toxin-antitoxin system VapB family antitoxin, translating into MRTNIVIDDQLMRDAMQASGARTKREAVERGLRTLVRLEQQQHIKAFRGKLIWEGDLDDSRMSHRPDPQAQAQR; encoded by the coding sequence ATGCGTACCAACATCGTCATTGACGACCAGCTGATGCGCGATGCCATGCAAGCCAGTGGTGCGCGCACCAAGCGAGAAGCTGTCGAACGCGGACTGCGGACCCTCGTCAGGCTCGAGCAACAACAGCACATCAAAGCCTTTCGCGGCAAGCTCATCTGGGAGGGTGATCTTGATGACTCGCGCATGAGCCATCGCCCCGATCCTCAGGCCCAGGCCCAACGGTGA
- a CDS encoding PIN domain nuclease: MIVVDSSVWINFFNGVHSAEVDRLDALLGHTPIAIGDLILVEVLQGFRNEQDVATARQLFRSLPLLPMVGGRNATTAAENCRTLRRKGITVRKTIDGLIATACIETNLPLLFSDRDFQPYVDHLGLAVA, encoded by the coding sequence GTGATCGTTGTCGACTCCTCGGTCTGGATCAACTTCTTCAATGGCGTGCACAGCGCAGAGGTGGACCGACTCGATGCGTTGCTGGGCCACACACCGATCGCCATCGGGGATCTCATCCTGGTGGAGGTCCTCCAGGGCTTTCGCAACGAACAGGATGTTGCCACCGCGCGGCAGCTGTTTCGTTCCCTGCCGCTGCTGCCCATGGTCGGTGGCAGGAATGCCACAACAGCAGCGGAGAACTGCCGCACGCTGCGGCGCAAGGGCATCACGGTGCGCAAAACCATCGACGGCCTGATCGCCACCGCCTGCATCGAAACCAACCTGCCCTTGCTCTTCTCTGACCGCGATTTTCAGCCCTACGTGGACCACCTCGGCCTCGCGGTGGCCTGA
- a CDS encoding PIN domain nuclease — MTLLIDTSLWIDFTRSRSPLVLKQFIAPYVLDPTAHLAEPVRFEVLRAATGQEARQLQAQFASLPLLATPENLWQRAIDLGQACRQIGRTLLSLDLLIAAVALHHNAVLVTFDADFEAIASVSALRLNRLTRPV, encoded by the coding sequence ATGACCCTGCTCATTGACACCAGCCTCTGGATCGACTTCACCCGGAGCCGCAGCCCGCTGGTCCTGAAACAATTCATTGCGCCATATGTGCTGGATCCCACAGCCCACCTGGCTGAACCGGTGCGTTTCGAGGTGCTCCGCGCTGCGACGGGTCAAGAGGCTCGCCAGCTGCAGGCCCAGTTCGCCAGCTTGCCCCTGCTTGCCACCCCAGAGAACCTCTGGCAACGGGCCATCGATCTTGGCCAGGCCTGCCGTCAGATCGGCCGCACGTTGCTGAGCCTGGATCTGCTGATAGCCGCTGTAGCCCTGCACCACAACGCCGTGCTGGTCACCTTCGACGCCGACTTTGAAGCCATAGCCTCGGTGAGCGCCCTGCGTCTCAACCGCCTGACCCGCCCTGTCTGA
- a CDS encoding thermonuclease family protein — protein sequence MTDHPVKRRKKLIRNDARPHRWVALQQDKRARGLFWAGGGLQRCRKLLAERVNDAEACSALVPISAERVLELVLSQEEAKPQTRTPGPWRLVLLTSAVWLALLAGLGGLPVHAAPATVVSVGDGDTLRVRKAGQTITIRLACIDAPERSQKPHGSQASQALKALLPIGSGIDLRVKTTDRYGRSIAEIRRGGRSINQALVASGAAFVYWQYIKGCDRQTYSRLETEARLKGLGVWSTGGGITRPWDYRRGRR from the coding sequence ATGACGGACCATCCCGTCAAACGCCGCAAAAAGCTGATCCGCAATGACGCCCGGCCGCACCGCTGGGTGGCGTTGCAGCAAGACAAGCGCGCCAGGGGCCTGTTCTGGGCTGGTGGCGGGCTGCAGCGTTGCCGGAAGTTGTTGGCTGAACGCGTCAATGACGCCGAGGCCTGCTCCGCGTTGGTGCCTATCAGCGCAGAGCGGGTCCTGGAGCTGGTGCTCAGCCAGGAAGAAGCCAAACCCCAAACACGCACTCCAGGCCCCTGGCGGCTGGTGCTGCTCACCTCAGCGGTCTGGCTGGCCCTGCTCGCAGGGCTTGGTGGCCTGCCAGTTCATGCAGCTCCCGCCACCGTCGTCTCCGTTGGTGATGGCGACACCCTCAGGGTGCGCAAGGCGGGGCAGACCATCACCATCCGCCTCGCCTGCATCGATGCGCCGGAACGCAGCCAGAAGCCCCATGGCAGCCAGGCCAGCCAGGCGCTCAAGGCCCTGCTCCCCATCGGCAGTGGCATCGATCTGCGGGTCAAAACCACCGATCGCTACGGCCGCTCCATTGCCGAGATCAGGCGAGGTGGCCGGAGCATCAACCAGGCCCTCGTGGCCTCGGGGGCTGCGTTTGTCTACTGGCAATACATCAAAGGCTGTGACCGGCAGACCTACAGCCGCCTGGAAACAGAAGCACGTCTCAAGGGCCTTGGCGTCTGGAGCACAGGCGGCGGCATCACCCGCCCCTGGGACTACCGGCGCGGGCGGCGGTGA